One region of Solea senegalensis isolate Sse05_10M linkage group LG14, IFAPA_SoseM_1, whole genome shotgun sequence genomic DNA includes:
- the odf3l2b gene encoding outer dense fiber protein 3-like protein 2b has translation MEKKYPAIAGREKGPGPGRYGLPPTIGFNGHDFTKPTSPAYSFHSRMSDNLYGVNCSPGPQYYVDAKITRFGKDGTPAYSMLSRIKEKKELFQTPGPGAYSPEKAPPCNLQRRPPSYTMGSRTQYRSMDSVPAPNKYSLPPLMGPQVPHKPASASYTISGSYSTGGPSVDLAKTPGPCRYNTTDPGVYLRRQPAFSMLGRHSLPKDATKKPGPGTYNPEKVTVHKARAPAFSLGIRHSEFVTPLVVNVSD, from the exons ATGGAGAAAAAATATCCAGCAATCGCAGGAAGAGAAAAAG GGCCAGGTCCTGGTCGCTATGGGCTTCCTCCAACCATTGGATTTAATGGCCATGACTTCACCAAACCAACAAGCCCTGCCTACTCTTTCCACAGCAGAATGAGTGACAACC TGTATGGTGTTAACTGCAGTCCAGGGCCTCAGTATTATGTTGATGCAAAAATCACTCGCTTTGGAAAGGATGGCACTCCTGCATACTCCATGTTGagcagaataaaagaaaaga AGGAGTTATTCCAAACACCTGGACCTGGTGCATACAGTCCTGAGAAAGCCCCACCATGCAACCTTCAGCGCAGACCCCCATCCTACACAATGGGTTCCCGCACTCAATACCGCAGCATGGACTCAGTACCCGCTCCTAACAAGTATTCTCTTCCGCCACTCATGGGCCCTCAAGTCCCACACAAGCCGGCCAGTGCAAGCTACACAATATCAGGTAGTTACAGCACAGGTGGACCATCTGTGGATTTAGCAAAGACACCTGGGCCTTGCAGGTACAACACTACTGACCCAGGAGTGTATTTGCGCCGACAGCCAGCATTTTCCATGCTGGGACGACACAGCTTACCCAAAGATGCCACCAAGAAACCTGGTCCTGGAACTTACAATCCAGAGAAAGTAACTGTTCACAAAGCCCGGGCCCCGGCTTTCTCTCTGGGCATCAGACACTCCGAATTTGTCACCCCACTAGTTGTCAATGTTTCTGACTAA
- the cks2 gene encoding cyclin-dependent kinases regulatory subunit 2, with product MSKKQIHYSDKYNDELFEYRHVVLPKQLSKLVPSSHLMTEDEWRGLGVQQSQGWIHYMIHKPEPHILLFRRPLPKE from the exons atgtcaaaaaaacagattcacTATTCTGACAAGTACAACGACGAGCTCTTCGAGTACAG GCATGTCGTGCTTCCGAAGCAGCTGTCGAAACTGGTGCCTTCGTCCCACCTGATGACAGAAGATGAGTGGAGGGGACTGGGAGTGCAACAAAGCCAGGGCTGGATACACTACATGATCCACAAACCAG AGCCACACATACTGCTTTTCAGAAGGCCTCTCCCAAAGGAATAA